From one Equus asinus isolate D_3611 breed Donkey chromosome 5, EquAss-T2T_v2, whole genome shotgun sequence genomic stretch:
- the AHDC1 gene encoding transcription factor Gibbin, with protein MRVKPQGLVVTSSAVCSSPDYLREPKYYPGGPPTPRPLLPTRPPASPPDKAFAHTFSENPRPPPRRDPSTRRPLVLAKGDDPLPPRAARPVSQAHCPTPAGDGSSSRRRWDNGRVNLRPVVQLIDIMKDLTRLSQDLQHSGVHLDCGGLRLSRPPAPPPGDLQYSFFSSPSLANSIRSPEERATPHAKSERPSHPLYEPAPEPRDSPQPGQGHSPGATAAATGLPPEPEPDGPDYSELADADILSELASLTCPEAQLLEAQALEPPSPEPEPQLLDPQPRFLDPQALEPLGEALELPPLQPLADPLGLPGLALQALDTLPDSLESQLLDPQALDPLPKLLDVPGRRLEPQQPLGPCPLAEPLRLDLCSPHGPPGPEGHPKYALRRTDRPKILCRRRKAGRGRKADAGPEGRLLPLPMPTGLAATLAEPPPPPPPPPPTLPGPGPVPELEPESSQTPVVPTRKGKCRGVRRMVVKMAKIPVSLGRRNKTTYKVSSLSSSLSVEGKELGLRVSAEPTPLLKMKNNGRNVVVVFPPGEMPIILKRKRGRPPKNLLLGPGKPKEPAVVAAEAATVAAATMAMPEVKKRRRRKQKLASPQPSYAADANDSKAEYSDVLAKLAFLNRQSQCAGRCSPPRCWTPSEPESVHQAPDTQSISHFLHRVQGFRRRGGKAGGFGGRGGGHAAKAARCSFSDFFEGIGKKKKVVAVTAAGVGGPGLTELGHPRKRGRGEVDAMTGKPKRKRRSRKNGTLFPEQVPSGPGFGEAGAEWAGDKGGGWAPHHGHPGGQTGRNCGFQGTEARAFASTGVESGASGRGSYYSTGAPAGQTELSQERQNLFTGYFRSLLDSDDSSDLLDFALSASRPESRKASGTYTGPPTSALPAQRGLATFPSRGAKASPVAVGSSGAGADPSFQPVLPARQTFPPGRAASYGITPATSDCRAAETFPKLAPPPSTVARSPTTHPPTNTYPPQYGGYGAGQSVFAPAKPFTGQDCANSKDCSFAYGSGNSLPASPSSAHSAGYAPPPTGGPCLPPSKASFFNSSEGAPFSGSAPTPLRCDSRASTVSPGGYMVPKGTTASATSAASAASSSSSSFQPSPENCRQFAGASQWPFRQGYGGLDWASEAFSQLYNPGFDCHVTEPNVILDISNYTPQKVKQQTAVSETFSESSSDSTQFNQPVGGGFRRANSEASSSEGQSSLSSLEKLMMDWNEASSAPGYNWNQSVLFQSSSKPGRGRRKKVDLFEASHLGFPSSASATASGYPSKRSTGPRQPRGGRGGGACSAKKERGGAAAKAKFIPKPQPVNPLFQDSPDLGLDYYSGDSSMSPLPSQSRAFSVSERDPCDFMGPYSMNPSTPSDGTFGQGFHCDSPSLGAPELDSKHFPPLAHPPTVFDAGLQKAYSPTCSPTLGFKEELRPPPTKLAACEPLKHGLQGASLGHAAAAQAHLSCRDLPLGQPHYDSPSCKGTAYWYPPGSAARSPPYEGKVGTGLLADFLGRTEAACLSAPHLASPPATPKADKEPLEMARPPGPPRGPTAATAGYGCPLLSDLTLSPVPRDSLLPLQDTAYRYPGFMPQAHPGLGGGPKSGFLGPMAEPHPEDTFTVTSL; from the coding sequence ATGCGTGTGAAGCCCCAGGGCCTGGTGGTGACTTCCAGTGCCGTGTGCAGCTCTCCTGACTACCTCCGGGAGCCCAAGTACTACCCCGgcggcccccccaccccccggccctTGCTTCCCACCCGGCCCCCTGCCAGCCCACCTGACAAGGCCTTCGCCCACACCTTCTCTGAGAACCCACGCCCACCCCCACGCCGGGACCCCAGCACCCGGCGCCCACTAGTCCTTGCCAAGGGGGACGACCCGCTGCCCCCAAGAGCAGCCCGGCCCGTCTCACAGGCCCACTGCCCCACACCTGCGGGAGACGGCAGCAGCTCCCGACGTCGCTGGGACAACGGCCGGGTGAACCTGCGTCCAGTGGTGCAGCTGATTGACATCATGAAGGATCTGACGCGCCTCTCCCAGGACCTACAGCACAGCGGCGTGCATCTGGACTGCGGTGGGCTCCGGCTcagccgcccgcccgcccccccACCTGGTGACCTTCAGTATAGCTTCTTCTCCTCACCTAGCCTGGCCAACAGCATCCGCAGTCCTGAGGAGCGGGCTACTCCCCACGCCAAGTCCGAACGGCCCAGCCACCCCCTCTACGAACCTGCGCCTGAGCCTAGAGACAGTCCCCAGCCCGGCCAAGGCCACAGTCCTGGAGCCACGGCTGCAGCCACCGGTCTGCCCCCGGAGCCCGAGCCAGACGGCCCTGATTACTCAGAACTTGCTGACGCTGACATCCTTAGTGAGCTGGCCTCCCTTACTTGCCCCGAAGCCCAGCTGCTGGAGGCCCAGGCCCTCGAGCCACCGTCACCTGAGCCAGAGCCTCAACTCCTGGACCCCCAGCCCCGCTTCCTGGACCCACAGGCACTAGAGCCGCTCGGGGAAGCTTTGGAGCTGCCGCCCCTGCAACCTCTTGCTGATCCTCTGGGGCTACCGGGCCTGGCTCTACAGGCCCTGGATACCCTGCCTGACTCCCTGGAGTCACAGCTGCTCGACCCTCAGGCACTTGACCCCCTGCCCAAGTTGCTTGACGTCCCCGGCCGCCGTCTGGAGCCTCAGCAGCCCCTGGGGCCCTGCCCACTGGCCGAGCCCTTGCGCCTAGACTTGTGCTCACCCCATGGCCCCCCTGGGCCTGAGGGTCACCCCAAGTACGCCTTGAGGCGCACTGATAGGCCAAAGATCCTGTGTCGCCGGCGGAAAGCCGGCCGGGGGCGCAAGGCAGATGCTGGACCTGAGGGCCGCCTGCTGCCCCTGCCTATGCCTACAGGGCTGGCGGCCACCCTGGCCGAGCCCCCACCACCACCGCCTCCACCACCTCCTACCCTGCCAGGCCCTGGCCCAGTCCCAGAGCTGGAGCCGGaatcttcccagactccagtggTCCCTACCCGCAAAGGCAAGTGCCGGGGTGTGCGGCGCATGGTGGTGAAGATGGCCAAGATCCCTGTATCACTGGGGAGGCGGAACAAGACCACGTACAAGGTGTCATCCTTGAGCAGCAGCCTGAGTGTGGAGGGCAAGGAGCTGGGCCTGCGTGTGTCGGCAGAGCCCACCCCACTGCTAAAGATGAAGAACAATGGACGGAACGTGGTGGTGGTCTTCCCACCTGGCGAGATGCCCATTATTCTCAAGCGTAAGCGCGGCCGCCCTCCTAAGAACCTGCTGCTGGGTCCTGGCAAGCCCAAGGAGCCAGCCGTGGTGGCAGCCGAGGCAGCCACCGTGGCAGCGGCCACCATGGCCATGCCGGAGGTGAAGAAACGGCGGCGGCGGAAGCAGAAGCTGGCGTCTCCCCAGCCGTCCTATGCGGCAGACGCCAACGACAGCAAGGCCGAGTACTCAGACGTCCTCGCCAAGCTTGCCTTCCTGAACCGCCAGAGCCAGTGTGCCGGTCGGTGCTCACCGCCCCGCTGCTGGACACCCAGTGAGCCCGAGTCAGTGCACCAGGCACCTGACACCCAGAGCATCTCTCACTTCCTGCACCGTGTGCAGGGTTTCCGAAGGCGTGGAGGCAAAGCGGGCGGTTTTGGTGGCCGGGGTGGGGGCCATGCAGCCAAGGCAGCCCGTTGTTCCTTCAGTGACTTCTTTGAGGGcattggcaagaaaaagaaggtgGTGGCAGTGACAGCTGCTGGGGTTGGGGGCCCTGGCCTCACCGAGTTGGGGCACCCACGCAAACGGGGCCGGGGGGAGGTGGATGCCATGACTGGGAAGCCGAAGCGCAAGAGGCGGTCCCGGAAGAACGGGACTCTGTTCCCAGAGCAGGTGCCCAGTGGCCCAGGCTTTGGGGAGGCAGGTGCTGAGTGGGCCGGGGACAAGGGTGGTGGCTGGGCCCCTCACCATGGGCACCCAGGCGGGCAAACTGGCCGAAACTGTGGGTTCCAGGGGACCGAGGCCCGGGCCTTTGCCTCCACTGGGGTAGAGAGTGGGGCTTCAGGCCGAGGCAGCTACTACAGCACAGGTGCGCCTGCGGGCCAGACGGAGCTCAGCCAGGAGCGCCAGAACCTCTTCACCGGCTATTTTCGCTCACTGCTCGATTCGGATGACTCCTCTGACCTCCTGGACTTTGCCCTCTCAGCCTCTCGCCCTGAGTCCCGGAAGGCGTCAGGCACCTACACAGGGCCCCCCACCAGCGCCCTACCTGCCCAGCGGGGCCTGGCCACTTTCCCCAGCCGGGGAGccaaggccagcccagtggcagtgGGCAGCAGTGGGGCTGGGGCAGACCCCTCCTTTCAGCCTGTGCTGCCTGCTCGCCAAACCTTCCCACCAGGCCGTGCAGCAAGCTATGGGATAACCCCAGCCACTTCAGATTGCCGGGCTGCCGAGACCTTCCCTAAGCTGGCTCCCCCACCTTCAACCGTGGCCCGCTCACCtactacccacccacccaccaacACTTACCCACCCCAGTATGGTGGCTATGGGGCTGGACAAAGCGTATTCGCCCCAGCTAAGCCCTTTACAGGCCAGGACTGTGCTAATAGCAAGGACTGCAGCTTCGCCTATGGCAGTGGCAACAGCCTGCCTGCCTCGCCCAGCAGCGCCCACAGCGCTGGCTACGCCCCACCGCCTACTGGTGGCCCCTGCCTGCCACCAAGCAAGGCCTCCTTCTTCAACAGCTCTGAGGGGGCCCCCTTCTCTGGTTCAGCCCCCACGCCCCTGCGCTGTGACAGCCGGGCCAGCACCGTCTCGCCCGGCGGCTACATGGTGCCCAAGGGCACCACAGCCTCTGCCACCTCCGCTGCCTctgccgcctcctcctcctcctcctccttccagccctCGCCTGAGAACTGTCGGCAGTTTGCGGGGGCTTCTCAGTGGCCTTTCCGGCAGGGCTACGGAGGCCTGGACTGGGCCTCAGAGGCCTTCAGTCAGCTCTACAATCCTGGTTTCGACTGCCACGTCACCGAGCCCAACGTGATCCTGGACATCTCCAACTACACGCCACAGAAGGTGAAACAGCAGACAGCCGTGTCCGAGACCTTCTCCGAGTCGTCCTCTGACAGCACCCAGTTCAATCAGCCAGTCGGCGGTGGTTTTCGGCGTGCCAACAGCGAGGCCTCGAGCAGTGAGGGCCAGTCGAGCCTGTCCAGCCTGGAGAAACTGATGATGGACTGGAACGAGGCATCATCCGCCCCCGGCTACAACTGGAACCAGAGCGTCCTCTTCCAGAGCAGCTCCAAACCAGGCCGTGGACGGCGGAAGAAGGTGGACCTATTTGAGGCCTCACATCTGGGCTTCCCATCATCTGCCTCGGCCACTGCCTCAGGCTACCCATCCAAACGGAGCACTGGGCCCCGACAGCCACGGGGTGGACGGGGCGGTGGGGCCTGCTCAGCCAAGAAGGAGCGGGGTGGTGCAGCAGCCAAAGCCAAGTTCATCCCCAAGCCACAGCCGGTCAACCCGCTGTTCCAGGACAGCCCAGACCTTGGCCTGGACTACTATAGCGGGGACAGCAGCATGTCACCACTGCCCTCGCAGTCGAGGGCCTTCAGTGTGAGCGAGCGAGACCCCTGTGACTTCATGGGACCCTACTCCATGAACCCATCCACGCCATCTGACGGCACCTTTGGCCAAGGGTTTCACTGCGACTCGCCCAGCCTGGGTGCCCCTGAACTGGACAGCAAGCATTTCCCGCCACTGGCCCACCCACCCACCGTGTTTGATGCTGGCCTGCAGAAGGCATACTCACCCACTTGCTCACCCACACTAGGCTTCAAGGAAGAGCTGCGGCCGCCACCCACAAAGCTGGCTGCCTGTGAGCCCCTCAAGCATGGgctccagggggccagcctgggccaCGCGGCTGCAGCCCAGGCACACCTGAGCTGCCGGGAcctgccgctgggccagccccactacgACTCTCCCAGCTGCAAGGGCACAGCATATTGGTACCCGCCAGGCTCAGCTGCCCGCAGCCCGCCCTATGAAGGCAAGGTGGGTACGGGGCTGCTGGCTGACTTCCTGGGCAGGACGGAGGCCGCGTGTCTCAGTGCCCCACACCTGGCTAGCCCACCGGCCACGCCCAAGGCCGACAAAGAGCCGCTGGAGATGGCCCGGCCGCCTGGCCCACCCCGTGGCCCCACTGCAGCCACTGCTGGCTATGGCTGCCCACTCCTTAGTGACTTGACCCTGTCCCCCGTGCCGAGGGACTCGCTGCTGCCCCTGCAGGATACTGCCTACAGGTATCCAGGCTTTATGCCGCAGGCGCATCCCGGCCTGGGTGGGGGCCCCAAGAGCGGCTTCCTGGGGCCCATGGCGGAACCTCACCCTGAGGACACATTCACCGTCACCTCCCTGTAG